One part of the Glycine soja cultivar W05 chromosome 11, ASM419377v2, whole genome shotgun sequence genome encodes these proteins:
- the LOC114375601 gene encoding agamous-like MADS-box protein AGL80 — protein MARKKLNLTYIPNDSKRKTTLKKRKNGLMKKMNEISTLCGIETCAIIYSPNDPQPEVWPSDSGVQRVLSRFMEMPEVRQSRKMLNQESFLRQMITKGQQQLTRQRNENRKKEMTNLMLQYLTAGKVVGNPSLVDLNDLSWLIDQNLNEIEKKITMLQIQEVVIPVIENEGHMNHVQGLESNMDTKKKQH, from the exons ATGGCTAGAAAGAAGTTGAATCTTACATACATACCCAATGACTCAAAGAGGAAGACaacattgaagaaaagaaagaatg gtttgatgaagaagatgaatgaaattAGCACTCTTTGTGGGATTGAAACATGTGCTATAATCTATAGTCCAAATGATCCTCAGCCAGAGGTTTGGCCATCTGACTCTGGAGTCCAAAGGGTGCTTTCAAGGTTCATGGAAATGCCTGAAGTGAGACAAAGCAGAAAGATGTTGAATCAGGAGAGCTTTTTGAGGCAAATGATCACCAAAGGCCAACAGCAGTTGACAAGACAAAGGAATGAAAacaggaagaaagagatgaccAATCTTATGCTTCAATACCTGACCGCTGGAAAGGTTGTTGGCAATCCTAGCTTGGTGGATTTGAATGATCTCTCATGGTTGATTGATCAGAACCtcaatgaaatagaaaagaagaTCACCATGCTCCAAATCCAAGAAGTGGTGATACCAGTGATTGAAAATGAAGGACACATGAATCATGTTCAAGGGCTGGAGAGCAACATGGACACCAAGAAAAAGCAACATTGA
- the LOC114375761 gene encoding nardilysin-like produces the protein MVDSIRVPFFPYRRTRVGFLLPPHPFPIKIRKTLSTALSLCELRLTNKSFAAKPRSLSSSLHSHSPQKKKKCLIIMGMKGAPVCLSVDDNVVLKSPNDRRLYRLIHLPNGLRALLVHDPEIYPEGPPKHAPNEDEVEEEEEDDEEDGEYDDDDDDDDDDDDDEEEEEEEEEEEEEEEEEEMDGVKGGGAVAAQSKKAAAAMCVGMGSFSDPDEAQGLAHFLEHMLFMGSDEFPDENEYDSYLSKHGGSSNAYTETEYTCYHFEVKREFLKGALKRFSQFFISPLVKMEAMEREVLAVDSEFNQVLQSDACRLQQLQCHTSAHNHPLNRFFWGNKKSLVDAMEKGINLREQILKLYKDYYHGGLMKLVIIGGESLDVLESWVVELFGAIKKGQANPVFTVEGPIWESGKVYRLEAVKDVHILDLSWTLPCLHQEYLKKPEDYLAHLLGHEGRGSLLSFLKSRGWATSLSAGVGEEGIYRSSIAYVFVMSIHLTDSGIEKIFDIIGFVYQYLKLLREDTPPEWIFKELQNIGNMDFRFAEEQPPDDYAAELAENLHFYPPEHVIYGDYVFKTWDEQLLKQVLGFFVPENMRVDVVSKSFLKSEDFQYEPWFGSRYVEEDIAQSFRELWRNPPEIDASLHLPSQNEFIPSDFSIRASDTCVDDFANSTSPRCLIDEALIKFWYKPDSTFKVPRANTYFRITMKGGYADVKSCVLSELFIHLLKDELNEITYQASIAKLETSVTYVGDMLELKVYGFNEKLPVLLSKFFSVSKSFMPTDDRFKVIKEDMKRALKNANMKPLSHSTYLRLQVLCESFYDADEKLHHLNDLFLDDLKAFIPGLLSQIYMEGLCHGNLSKEEAIGIAKIFKMNFPVNPLPIELRHAERVICLPSSANLVRDVNVKNKSEKNSVVELYFQIEQDFGLGSIKLKALIDLFDEIVEEPFFNQLRTKEQLGYVVECSPRVTYRISGFCFCVQSSEYHPVYLQSRIENFLNGLEELLDGLDGDSFENYKSGLMAKLLEKDPSLTYESNRLWNQIVEKRYIFDLSKKEAEELKNISKHDVVEWYKTYLKPSSPKCRQLLIRLWGCNTDLKEAEALPKSVQVITDPAAFKMQSKFYPSFC, from the exons ATGGTAGACTCAATAAGGGTACCATTTTTTCCTTACAGAAGAACAAGAGTGGGCTTCCTACTTCCACCACATCCCTTCCCAATCAAAATCCGCAAAACATTAAGTACGGCGCTTTCCCTTTGCGAGCTGAGACTTACAAATAAATCCTTTGCTGCCAAACCACGCTCACTCTCATCATCACTTCATTCCCACTCTccccagaagaagaagaagtgtcTTATAATAATGGGAATGAAGGGTGCCCCCGTCTGTCTCTCCGTCGACGACAACGTCGTTCTCAAGTCCCCAAACGACCGTCGTTTGTATCGCCTCATCCACCTCCCCAACGGCCTTCGCGCCTTGCTCGTTCACGATCCTGAGATTTACCCTGAGGGGCCTCCCAAGCATGCTCCAAATGAGGATgaagttgaagaagaagaagaagatgatgaagaagatggagaatatgatgatgatgatgatgatgatgatgatgatgatgatgatgaagaagaagaagaagaagaagaagaagaagaagaagaagaagaagaagaagaaatggatGGGGTGAAGGGTGGTGGTGCTGTTGCTGCTCAGAGCAAAAAG GCTGCAGCAGCTATGTGTGTAGGAATGGGCAGCTTTTCTGACCCGGATGAAGCTCAAGGACTAGCGCATTTTTTAG AACACATGCTCTTCATGGGGAGTGATGAATTTCCAGATGAAAATGAG TATGATAGCTATTTGTCCAAGCATGGTGGCTCATCAAATGCATACACAGAAACTGAATACACCTGCTACCATTTTGAAGTGAAGCGAGAGTTTCTGAAGGGTGCCTTGAAAAG ATTTTCTCAGTTCTTTATTTCACCTCTTGTAAAGATGGAGGCAATGGAGCGAGAAGTACTTGCAGTAGATTCAG AATTTAACCAGGTTTTACAAAGTGATGCTTGCCGCCTTCAACAACTTCAGTGCCATACTTCAGCTCATAATCATCCTTTAAATAGATTCTTTTGGG GGAATAAAAAGAGCTTGGTTGATGCAATGGAGAAGGGTATTAATTTGCGCGAGCAAATATTGAAATTATACAAGGATTATTACCACGGTGGATTGATGAAGCTTGTTATTATTGGTGGAG AGTCTCTGGATGTGCTTGAGAGTTGGGTTGTGGAACTGTTTGGCGCTATCAAGAAAGGTCAAGCAAACCCAGTGTTCACAGTGGAAGGTCCTATCTGGGAATCTGGTAAAGTTTATCGGCTAGAAGCTGTCAAAGATGTTCATATCCTTGACTTATCATGGACATTGCCCTGTCTACACCAAGAGTATTTAAAGAAGCCAGAGGATTATTTAGCTCATCTCCTTGGGCATG AGGGCAGAGGAAGCTTGCTCTCCTTTCTCAAGTCCAGAGGATGGGCTACATCTCTATCTGCAGGAGTTGGGGAAGAAGGAATTTATCGGTCATCTATAGCTTATGTCTTTGTCATGTCCATACACCTCACAGACTCTGGTATAGAAAAG ATCTTTGATATCATTGGCTTTGTCTATCAATACCTTAAGTTGTTGCGTGAAGATACTCCACCAGAATGGATATTTAAGGAACTTCAAAATATTGGAAACATGGATTTCAGATTTGCGGAAGAGCAGCCTCCAGATGATTATGCTGCTGAGCTTGCAg AAAATTTGCACTTTTATCCACCGGAGCATGTAATTTATGGTGACTACGTGTTCAAGACATGGGATGAACAATTGTTAAAACAAGTTCTTGGTTTCTTCGTTCCGGAAAACATGAGGGTAGATGTTGTTTCAAAGTCATTCCTCAAGTCAGaag ATTTCCAATATGAACCTTGGTTTGGTTCTCGTTACGTTGAAGAAGATATTGCTCAAAGTTTCAGGGAGTTATGGAGAAATCCTCCAGAAATTGATGCCTCACTGCATCTTCCTTCCCAAAATGAGTTTATTCCTAGTGACTTTTCTATACGTGCTAGTGACACCTGTGTTGATGATTTTGCAAATTCAACTTCTCCTAGATGTTTAATTGATGAGGCATTGATAAAATTCTGGTACAAACCGGATAGCACTTTCAAAGTTCCTCGTGCAAATACATATTTTCGAATTACCATGAAGGGTGGCTATGCTGATGTAAAGAGTTGTGTATTATCCGAATTGTTTATTCACCTTCTTAAAGATGAGTTGAATGAAATCACATATCAG GCTAGTATTGCCAAGTTAGAAACTTCTGTCACTTATGTTGGTGACATGCTTGAGCTGAAGGTCTATGGTTTCAATGAAAAGCTTCCTGTTCTGTTATCTAAATTCTTTTCAGTGTCTAAATCATTCATGCCAACTGATGATCGGTTTAAG GTAATAAAAGAAGACATGAAGAGAGCTTTAAAGAATGCCAACATGAAGCCTCTAAGCCATTCAACATATTTGAGATTACAAGTTTTGTGTGAGAGTTTCTATGACGCTGATGAGAAGCTGCATCATCTAAATGATTTGTTTCTTGATGATCTGAAGGCATTTATCCCTGGGCTTCTCTCCCAG ATATACATGGAGGGTCTTTGCCATGGAAATCtgtcaaaagaagaagcaattggcatagcaaaaatatttaagatgAATTTTCCAGTTAATCCACTCCCTATTGAATTGAGGCATGCTGAGCGTGTTATTTGCCTCCCATCCAGTGCCAATTTAGTTAGAGATGTCAATGTGAAGAATAAGTCGGAAAAAAACTCGGTGGTTGAG ctttattttcaaattgagCAAGATTTTGGTCTGGGGTCAATCAAATTGAAAGCTTTAATTGATCTTTTTGATGAAATTGTGGAGGAGCCATTTTTCAATCAACTGAG GACAAAAGAGCAGCTTGGTTATGTTGTTGAATGCAGCCCACGAGTAACATATCGTATCTCTGGGTTTTGTTTCTGCGTTCAGTCATCTGAGTACCACCCAGTTTACTTGCAAAGTAGAATTGAAAACTTCTTAAATGGCCTGGAAGAATTGTTG GATGGGCTTGATGGTGATTCCTTTGAGAATTACAAAAGTGGGTTAATGGCAAAGCTGCTGGAGAAAGACCCTTCACTCACATATGAAAGCAATAGATTGTGGAACCAAATTGTTGAAAAaag GTATATCTTTGACTTGTCAAAGAAGGAAGCAGAAGAATTGAAGAACATAAGTAAGCATGATGTTGTTGAATGGTACAAGACTTACTTAAAACCGTCGTCTCCAAAGTGCCGACAACTACTTATTCGGCTATGGGGTTGCAACACAGACTTGAAAGAAGCTGAAGCACTACCCAAATCTGTGCAGGTAATTACAGATCCAGCAGCTTTTAAGATGCAATCCAAGTTTTATCCAAGTTTTTGTTAA